One Podarcis muralis chromosome Z, rPodMur119.hap1.1, whole genome shotgun sequence DNA segment encodes these proteins:
- the LOC114588952 gene encoding ras-related protein Rab-6B-like isoform X6 has product MYDSFDNTYQATIGIDFLSKTMYLEDRTLVPVSALHSSQEEGLQVRLQLWDTAGQERFRSLIPSYIRDSTIAVVVYDITNLNSFQQTSKWIDDVRTERGSDVIIMLVGNKTDLADKRQITTEEGEQRAKELSVMFIETSAKTGYNVKQLFRRVAAALPGMDSTPEKSKDDMIDIKLEKPPEQPVTESGCSC; this is encoded by the exons gcaACTATTGGAATTGATTTCCTCTCAAAGACTATGTATTTAGAAGATCGCACG CTAGTTCCAGTTTCTGCTTTACATAGCTCCCAAGAGGAAGGGCTG CAGGTCCGACTTCAGCTTTGGGACACAGCAGGCCAGGAGCGGTTCCGTAGCCTCATTCCCAGCTACATCCGTGACTCAACTATTGCAGTGGTAGTCTATGACATTACAA ATCTGAATTCCTTCCAGCAAACCTCCAAATGGATTGATGATGTGCGAACAGAAAGAGGAAGTGATGTCATCATTATGCTGGTGGGGAATAAAACTGACCTTGCAGACAAGAG GCAAATTACTACAGAAGAAGGCGAACAGAGAGCCAAAGAACTGAGTGTGATGTTCATTGAGACCAGCGCAAAGACTGGCTATAATGTGAAACAG CTCTTCCGCCGTGTGGCTGCTGCCTTACCTGGGATGGACAGCACTCCAGAGAAAAGCAAAGATGACA TGATTGACATCAAACTAGAGAAACCTCCTGAGCAGCCAGTAACAGAGAGCGGCTGCTCCTGCTAA